AAAGCTTATATAAAACAacgtttgtttattttaaaataggatgcttttagtttaattaggctaaactttcctTTGTTCAAGTGAATTATCTTGTATTTATGTGTATTATAGttgtactctttttttttaccgGAAAAGACTTGTCTTGTATCATTAATAAGTGCAACACCGAAAAACACAAATACAATGAGGGGGAACATCAAACCTTAGTTGATTAGCAAATAAACTAAGAATATGTTTGGatgaaagaattttaaattttgagaattttaaatattttaatctaaattcttttttatttttgaaattttgtgtttggatataACATTTCCCTTAAACAATTACAGAATTATCACCAAATGTCTCAGATttcaaaccaaaaccaaatcCAAATTCTCCTCTCTCCCTTAAACATAATCTCTCCCTCTTCAAAAAAAGCTTCAAATTTCACCTTACCCCATCAGAAAACTCTCCATCTCCCTTATCCCGCCCACACCACCACAATGGCAGAAGAGTCCGAAAACAATTCACCGCTGTTGAAACCTCCAATCCCCTCCATACCAGATGCCGTAGAGGAAACTGTAGCTTCGACTCCGGCAACACGTCACAACCAAGTGCCGAGATAGCCACTCCTCTTACACTAGCTTCGAAGCGGCAGCGCCGTCCGCGTATTCGTCTGGGGGAGATCGGCGACCAACGCGCCTCCGCGCACGACCATGACTCGCACATGCGCCGCCCAAGCATGTCGCCATGGAGCTGGCGGACTCCAAAGGAATCTTCCAGAACCTCGAAGGCATGCTCCGTGACGAACCTCGCGAATCAGAGAGAGAAGACAGAAGAGAGAActgaattttcaaattcactctcttgaagatagaatttgaaattttattctttcaactaattaaaatcccttttaaaattctaaaattttgaattccttttactaaaatatccaaacaattaattttaataaaaaagaatttaattcccTATAAAAAATAGATTACCTAGCTAAATTATCCTATTTAAACACACTCTAAATGTCTTTGCAAAAGACCTAAGCGACTTGATTCACttgtattatgaaaaaaaaaaatccaaattatataatacaataagataaaaacagcataattttaaaataatatttatattgtgtTGTGTCCCAACCGTTGTTAGCTTCCTCTGTCCTCTTTTCTTCCGTGCCCTCCCTCCGTCCTTCCCTCCCACAGGTTAATAACTACCTGTGTACAAAACTTAAAACAACTAAGACTATTTGACagcatatataaattatcttaaacTAGATTAGATAATTAATCACCTTGGTTATTTTGGATTAAACCTGAACAAATTGAAGCAaacaaataattgaattaaagaATACAATGACTACTAACGAAGTTCAGCACAATTAATAGATGACTGAGTTCTATAAACATTTTAacaaagatttaattttttgatagTGTATGAAGAAAACTTTATTAGAAGAggtaaattcaaattcaataatttttatgtttcgaaaattaatttgatgacTTTCAACTATAAGAATAAccttcagaaaataaaataaaatacaatggcgatatattgatgatatctcttaattttatccACTTTATTACCTTTACAAAATGTCGGTTGCAGGTCCTCAAGTCAAGTGCATTCATAGGATTTTGACCTCTTTGTTTCACAACTCATCTCGCCCATGAGATGGTACCCAAATGTCAAGCAACCCCACGTTTGAAGTTGAGAAAAATATACGTCCCAACTTTTCCATTTTACTTCTTAATACTTCCAATATTTACATTCAACTAACCCATGTTGGATTTATGGCAATTAAGCAAGGTGGCCTTTAATTAGTAGTATATTCATATAGCATCTCATCCCTTTGTAAATCTTCTTTATACAAAAAGTAGATTAAGTCCTTCACCACACTTTAAAAGCCCCCTTAGCCATcccaaaaaataatcatatcctAAAGCATCATTGGCTTCAAAACtcatagagagagagaggagagagagctTAAGGGTAGTCGtttgtatgtttttattttccctcttgTTAGGTTGGGAGAATGCCTATCCTTTGCAAACCAGTGTACATTGTTGTGACttcattttatgtttatgttctTCAATTCAGTGACTGTTTGGCCTATGAGGAGGAACATCACTCTAGTAGTCACAAAAGCACTAATAACAAAGTTTACAAGGTATACcaatttctttttagtttcctatgaaaaaaatttcatgttCATCTGCTTTCTTCTTCAGCAATGCTACTATTTATGCAGTCAGCAAAGATAACTAACTAcctatctttttctctttcattttattatgcaagaaacttattaaatattttattatcacaAATTAAGGACTAGAAAACATGATTTGTATAATAATTAACTACTACCTTTTAATGTATCAGGTAAATCAGCAGAAGACATCTGATATTGCAGTACATGGATTGCTCCTTTGGGCTTCAACAGGGTTTTTGATGCCTCTTGGAATACTTATCATCAAAGGGTCCATTAAAGCAGAACCTGGATCTAGAAGGAGTAAAGTCCTCTTCTATCTCCATGTTGGTTTTCAGGTCATATATCTCTTCTATTTGTTCTAGTAAAAATTATGCATACTTTTAACATGCACATTATATACATATGTCAGGAGCGTATAGTAGCATGAGTGGAGCTAACTAATCTTGACCCTTTTACCTTATGTGGATAGTCAAGATTGGTTTTACTCATATCGAATCTTGACCATAAGATTGATTTGGTATTACTTATCTCACCTCTCACGTTACCACTTAACAGTTAATTCATCTCCTATAAATTTTACTATCATTTATAAAAAGTTGTTGAAAgtataagtttattaattaatactcACATCTAGTGTCAATGGATACTGACATTCATTATGCTGAACCGTTGATTATGTTGTTAGAAACTTAAAAGGTAGGAGTAGTGGTAATCTACGTAAGTAGACTCTAGATAGTATAGGATGTTTCTTGAAAGTTACATCATATCATCATTAAATTTTGCTCTTTGTTTTAAAACATAATCATAGCTTactttaactttaattaatagTGGAGTGTACAAAGCTTTTTCTgatgatttattttcttttcgacCACAggtttttgatttgttttgatTAACCACAATATCATGATTATCATTTGAACTGAACTAATTAGGAGTTGTTATTACACATTTAAAGTAGCAGtgaattttttgttctttggaggttgtatgtatgtataatttattGCTTTTCTACCTTATTGTACACggtacttttttttatgaaaattttcccCTTTTAAACCACAGGTCTTATATTGCTATGGTTCCTtccaattaacaaaaatattatgattatcATTGAACTGAACTAGCTAATTAGGAACTAATATACTACATGAAAAGTAGCTATGAAATTTCTATTCTAACTTGGATGCAGTATATACATATGATTTTTGCCTTTCTATCTTCTTTGTGCACAGTCTAACATTTCGTCTAACAGATGCTTTCAGTGCTTCTTGCCACAGTTGGAGCTGCAATGTCCCTGAAGAAGTTTGAGAATTCATTTGATAACAGCCATCAAAAACTAGGCCTAGCACTTTATGGTGCTATATTGGTGCAAGGCTTGATTGGATTTTTCAGACCACACAGGTTCATTAATTCATCAATATTTTCACTAAGTTACACAAAGCTGCTCATTAATCCAAACCATACAACAAACTTTGTCCATTATTAGCAGCACCCAATTTCTATGTATTTCTGAATGCATTTTAATTTGCACCTGATACATGGTTTACATTGTTTTAATCTTAATGTTGTATAGTTTCTAATTGAATTTGCAGAGGAAAGAAGGAGAGGAGTTATTGGTACTTACTACATTGGATACTAGGGACTATAGTTTCTCTTGTGGGGATCATCAATATTTACACTGGATTAAAAGCCTACCATAAGAGAACCTTAAAAAGCACAGCCCTTTGGACTATCCTTTTCACTGTGGAAGTCTCTTTCATTGGATTAGTTTACCTCTTCCAAGACAAATTGGAATATATGAAAAAGCAAGGAGTGATTATAGGAAGTGAGTCGTCAATTGTGTCGTCTAACCAAGATATTCCTCAAAGCCAAACTCAAAAGGAGTTGTTGCCAGTTGCATGTGGAAGAAAGAGAAATGCACTTGAGAATTTGTTTGACTAATCTCTCTCTTTAGATTACATTTTTTAGAGCTTGTTTTCACTTTAGTTTTTGGTGCCTGCACTTTATGCAAGTAGGAGTTGGATTTTATGAAAGGTTGGTTGATTGAGTGCATTCATCAAAAGGTGAAGTTTGATTGGTGTATgttatctcttttcttttcttttttttatgcatattcTTTCACATGTATTACGAATATTATAAGTGTGCGTGTGGATACTGACCACAGAATGTATAGACAATTGTGGGAGCAGTTtgtgaatttataattttcattgaaaatatagTATGATTTTTGGAATATATTATAATGTATGTATATGTCTTTAGGGGGTGACAAAATCGCAATACTTCAAACGAAAGCCTACGTATGGTGTTGTTTATCTACTTCCTTCGCATATTATT
This genomic interval from Glycine max cultivar Williams 82 chromosome 5, Glycine_max_v4.0, whole genome shotgun sequence contains the following:
- the LOC100791831 gene encoding cytochrome b561 domain-containing protein At4g18260 yields the protein MPILCKPVYIVVTSFYVYVLQFSDCLAYEEEHHSSSHKSTNNKVYKVNQQKTSDIAVHGLLLWASTGFLMPLGILIIKGSIKAEPGSRRSKVLFYLHVGFQMLSVLLATVGAAMSLKKFENSFDNSHQKLGLALYGAILVQGLIGFFRPHRGKKERSYWYLLHWILGTIVSLVGIINIYTGLKAYHKRTLKSTALWTILFTVEVSFIGLVYLFQDKLEYMKKQGVIIGSESSIVSSNQDIPQSQTQKELLPVACGRKRNALENLFD